In one Nicotiana sylvestris chromosome 8, ASM39365v2, whole genome shotgun sequence genomic region, the following are encoded:
- the LOC104220901 gene encoding protein LIGHT-DEPENDENT SHORT HYPOCOTYLS 10-like, with protein MMSSSEKIREVGEGSSSRSSSGGGITIAPPDHHHHHHQPSPLPPPQLSRYESQKRRDWNTFGQYLKNQRPPVPLSNCNYNHVLDFLRYLDQFGKTKVHLHGCLFFGQPDPPGPCTCPLRQAWGSLDALIGRLRAAYEENGGLPVSNPFASGAIRVYLREIRDSQAKARGIPYKKKKKKKINMQIKTSKTAAAVAVAGAATFQLQSS; from the coding sequence ATGATGTCATCAAGTGAGAAAATAAGAGAAGTAGGAGAAGGATCATCATCAAGATCATCATCAGGTGGCGGTATTACTATAGCACCACctgatcatcatcatcatcatcaccagcCATCACCACTACCACCGCCACAACTGAGTCGATACGAGTCACAAAAACGTCGCGATTGGAACACTTTCGGACAATACTTGAAAAATCAAAGACCTCCGGTTCCACTATCAAACTGCAACTACAACCATGTGTTAGATTTTCTTCGATACCTCGACCAGTTTGGAAAAACTAAGGTTCACTTACATGGTTGTCTGTTTTTCGGACAACCAGACCCGCCCGGACCATGTACTTGTCCTCTTAGACAAGCATGGGGAAGTCTTGATGCTTTAATAGGAAGACTTAGAGCTGCTTATGAAGAAAATGGTGGTTTACCAGTGAGTAATCCATTTGCAAGTGGTGCAATAAGAGTTTATTTAAGAGAAATAAGAGATTCTCAAGCTAAAGCAAGAGGAATTCCttataagaaaaagaagaaaaagaagataaatatgCAAATTAAGACTAGTAagactgctgctgctgttgctgttgctggTGCTGCGACTTTTCAGTTACAATCTTCTTGA